A single window of Kitasatospora sp. HUAS MG31 DNA harbors:
- the eccCa gene encoding type VII secretion protein EccCa, whose protein sequence is MSVVTVKRPPRVHPPAVPDQPVELVPPPELPRTGAEDWMMSLLPLLGMGGSAAFFFSPGAQGPMKMMGVLMVASTAAMAVAQIVKARKGGSAGTADERRDYLKYLQQKRREVRRTAERQRGALLFTHPEPDQLWSIVAEGRRLWERRSTDSDFAQVRVGRGPQQLSTPLVAPQTAPMDELEPLAAEAMGNFIKSHGTLQDLPLAVSLRAFYHITVCGDPDTVYGNVRAMLAQLTTLHSPEDLVVGVAAAPGAVEEWEWAKWLPHTQHRKESDGAGSRRLIATGLGELEELLAKELDGRKGFSRDAAPAADKPHIIVVMDGASVPPESVLASAEGVEGVTVIEVVPGDLDEPNGHLVINLTKDELLLQSASGASYSGSPDVLSSWQSEALARQLAPFRASAGGDDGDPSLVSMDFTEMMHTGDPGSFDPARHWRPKPISEKLKVPLGVGTNGEYVWLDIKEASLQGMGPHGMCVGATGSGKSEVLRTIVLALAVTHSSEVLNLVLADFKGGATFAGMSEMPHTAAVITNLEGEATLIDRMRDAIEGEMNRRQELLRAAGNYANINEYERARAAGAALDPLPSLLMIIDEFSELLTAKPDFIDLFIQIGRIGRSLGMHMLLASQRLEEGKLRGLDTFLSYRLGLRTFSAAESRAAIGVPDAYHLPPIPGVGYLKFGSDVMERFRAAYVSGPYRPPGQQRRSGGGRAVTAQPVLFTAKEVPVIEPVVEEIVEEEVEEIDDSLLDTMLDVFVQRMLGQGPPAHQVWLPPLEEAPSVDALLTPLQATADRGLTAPEFGALGRLTVPVGIVDKPRDQRRDVLYQDYSGAAGHGLIVGGPQTGKSTMIRTIVAGFSVTHTPVETQFYLLDFGGGAFQALADLPHVGGVAGRLDVDKVRRMVSEVHGVLNRREEFFRANGIDTITTYRTQRANGQLPDEQFGDVFLMIDGWLTFKQEYEVLEPVIADIAQRGLGYGVHVILTAARYAEVRPALKDLLQNRTELRLGDSMESEIDRKVAANVPAGSPGRGLTASKLHFLSGLPRIDGSSSTEDLVDGVADLVARVGEAWTGPRAPQVRMLPQVLDGQSLPKGFEHPELGVAFAVDEVELAPVFVNFEADPLFIVFGESESGKSATLRMLIKQITERYTPEQAGIVVGDFRRSLLGVVPPEYLVEYAAAAPAMTNIVEMLRGACSRRLPGPDVTPEQLRNRSWYSGKDMFVIVDDYELVATSSGNPLAPLAEFLPFARDIGLRVIVARSAGGAGRSMFEPVMQRMRELGGQGLLLSGDKNEGALLGTAKPQPFPPGRATYVTRRVTGGQTVQIGWTPTP, encoded by the coding sequence GTGAGTGTCGTTACCGTCAAGCGTCCGCCCCGGGTGCATCCACCCGCGGTGCCGGACCAGCCGGTGGAGCTGGTGCCTCCACCGGAGTTGCCCCGGACGGGGGCCGAGGACTGGATGATGTCCTTGCTGCCCCTGCTCGGCATGGGCGGCTCGGCGGCCTTCTTCTTCTCCCCTGGTGCCCAGGGTCCGATGAAGATGATGGGTGTGCTGATGGTGGCGTCCACCGCCGCCATGGCGGTGGCCCAGATCGTGAAGGCCCGCAAGGGCGGCAGCGCGGGCACGGCGGACGAGCGCCGCGACTACCTGAAGTACCTGCAGCAGAAGCGCCGTGAGGTGCGCCGCACGGCCGAGCGCCAGCGCGGTGCGCTGCTGTTCACCCACCCGGAGCCGGACCAGCTGTGGTCGATCGTGGCCGAGGGCCGCCGGCTGTGGGAGCGCCGTTCCACGGACTCCGACTTCGCCCAGGTGCGGGTGGGCCGCGGCCCGCAGCAGCTGTCCACCCCGCTGGTGGCGCCGCAGACCGCGCCGATGGACGAGCTGGAGCCGCTCGCCGCCGAGGCGATGGGCAACTTCATCAAGTCGCACGGAACGCTGCAGGACCTGCCGCTGGCGGTCTCGCTGCGCGCCTTCTACCACATCACGGTGTGCGGCGACCCGGACACCGTGTACGGCAACGTCCGGGCGATGCTGGCCCAGTTGACCACCCTGCACTCCCCCGAGGACCTGGTGGTCGGCGTCGCCGCCGCGCCGGGTGCGGTGGAGGAGTGGGAGTGGGCGAAGTGGCTGCCGCACACCCAGCACCGCAAGGAGAGCGACGGCGCCGGTTCGCGGCGTCTGATCGCCACCGGGCTGGGCGAGTTGGAGGAGCTCCTGGCCAAGGAGCTGGACGGCCGCAAGGGCTTCTCCCGGGACGCCGCCCCGGCGGCCGACAAGCCGCACATCATCGTGGTCATGGACGGCGCCTCGGTGCCGCCCGAGTCGGTGCTGGCCAGCGCCGAGGGCGTGGAGGGCGTGACCGTCATCGAGGTCGTCCCGGGCGACCTGGACGAGCCCAACGGCCACCTGGTGATCAACCTGACCAAGGACGAGCTGCTGCTGCAGTCGGCCTCGGGCGCCTCGTACTCGGGCAGCCCGGACGTCCTGTCCTCCTGGCAGTCCGAGGCGCTCGCCCGCCAGCTGGCGCCGTTCCGCGCCTCGGCCGGCGGCGACGACGGCGACCCCTCGCTGGTGTCCATGGACTTCACCGAGATGATGCACACCGGTGACCCGGGCTCCTTCGACCCGGCCCGGCACTGGCGGCCCAAGCCGATCTCGGAGAAGCTCAAGGTCCCGCTGGGCGTCGGCACCAACGGCGAGTACGTCTGGCTGGACATCAAGGAAGCCTCGCTGCAGGGCATGGGCCCGCACGGCATGTGCGTCGGCGCCACCGGTTCCGGCAAGTCCGAGGTGCTCCGCACCATCGTGCTGGCGCTGGCGGTCACCCACTCCTCCGAGGTGCTCAACCTGGTCCTCGCGGACTTCAAGGGTGGTGCCACCTTCGCCGGTATGTCGGAGATGCCGCACACCGCGGCCGTGATCACCAACCTCGAGGGCGAAGCCACCCTGATCGACCGCATGCGCGACGCGATCGAGGGCGAGATGAACCGCCGCCAGGAGCTGCTGCGCGCGGCGGGCAACTACGCGAACATCAACGAGTACGAGCGGGCCCGCGCGGCCGGTGCCGCGCTCGACCCGCTGCCCTCGCTGCTGATGATCATCGATGAGTTCTCCGAGCTGCTCACCGCGAAGCCGGACTTCATCGACCTGTTCATCCAGATCGGCCGTATCGGCCGTTCGCTGGGTATGCACATGCTGCTCGCCTCGCAGCGACTGGAGGAGGGCAAGCTCCGCGGTCTGGACACCTTCCTCTCCTACCGCCTGGGTCTGCGCACCTTCTCGGCCGCCGAGTCGCGCGCCGCGATCGGCGTCCCGGACGCGTACCACCTGCCGCCCATCCCGGGTGTCGGCTACCTGAAGTTCGGCTCCGACGTGATGGAGCGCTTCCGGGCCGCGTACGTCTCCGGTCCGTACCGCCCGCCGGGCCAGCAGCGCCGCTCCGGCGGCGGCCGTGCGGTCACCGCGCAGCCGGTGCTCTTCACTGCCAAGGAAGTCCCGGTCATCGAGCCGGTGGTGGAGGAGATCGTCGAGGAGGAGGTCGAGGAGATCGACGACTCGCTGCTCGACACCATGCTGGACGTGTTCGTCCAGCGGATGCTCGGGCAGGGCCCGCCGGCGCACCAGGTGTGGCTGCCGCCGCTGGAGGAGGCGCCGAGCGTCGACGCGCTGCTGACCCCGCTGCAGGCCACCGCGGACCGCGGTCTGACCGCCCCGGAATTCGGTGCGCTCGGCCGCCTGACGGTGCCGGTCGGCATCGTCGACAAGCCGCGTGACCAGCGCCGCGACGTGCTGTACCAGGACTACTCGGGTGCCGCCGGTCACGGTCTGATCGTCGGTGGTCCGCAGACCGGCAAGTCCACGATGATCCGCACCATCGTGGCGGGCTTCTCGGTCACCCACACGCCGGTGGAGACGCAGTTCTACCTGCTCGACTTCGGTGGTGGCGCGTTCCAGGCCCTGGCCGACCTGCCGCACGTCGGCGGCGTGGCGGGGCGTCTGGACGTGGACAAGGTCCGCCGCATGGTCAGCGAGGTGCACGGGGTGCTGAACCGCCGGGAGGAGTTCTTCCGGGCCAACGGCATCGACACCATCACCACGTACCGCACCCAGCGGGCCAACGGGCAGCTGCCCGACGAGCAGTTCGGCGACGTCTTCCTGATGATCGACGGCTGGCTCACCTTCAAGCAGGAGTACGAGGTCCTGGAGCCCGTCATCGCCGACATCGCCCAGCGCGGTCTCGGCTACGGCGTGCACGTGATCCTCACCGCCGCCCGCTACGCGGAGGTCCGCCCGGCGCTGAAGGACCTGCTGCAGAACCGCACCGAGCTCCGGCTCGGTGACTCGATGGAGTCGGAGATCGACCGCAAGGTCGCGGCGAACGTCCCGGCGGGCAGCCCCGGCCGCGGTCTGACCGCGTCCAAGCTGCACTTCCTGTCCGGTCTGCCGCGCATCGACGGCTCCTCCTCCACCGAGGACCTGGTGGACGGCGTGGCCGACCTGGTGGCCCGGGTCGGCGAGGCCTGGACGGGCCCGCGCGCCCCGCAGGTCCGCATGCTGCCCCAGGTGCTGGACGGGCAGTCGCTGCCGAAGGGCTTCGAGCACCCGGAGCTGGGTGTCGCCTTCGCCGTCGACGAGGTCGAGCTGGCGCCGGTGTTCGTCAACTTCGAGGCCGACCCGCTGTTCATCGTCTTCGGTGAGAGCGAGTCCGGTAAGTCGGCGACGCTGCGGATGCTGATCAAGCAGATCACCGAGCGGTACACCCCGGAGCAGGCCGGCATCGTGGTCGGCGACTTCCGCCGCTCGCTGCTCGGCGTGGTCCCGCCGGAGTACCTGGTGGAGTACGCGGCGGCGGCTCCCGCGATGACCAACATCGTGGAGATGCTGCGCGGAGCCTGCTCCCGCCGTCTGCCCGGGCCGGACGTCACGCCGGAGCAGCTGCGCAACCGCAGCTGGTACAGCGGCAAGGACATGTTCGTGATCGTCGACGACTACGAGCTGGTCGCGACCTCCTCGGGCAACCCGCTGGCGCCGCTGGCCGAGTTCCTGCCGTTCGCCCGCGACATCGGCCTGCGCGTCATCGTCGCGCGCAGCGCCGGCGGTGCCGGCCGCTCGATGTTCGAGCCGGTCATGCAGCGCATGCGCGAGCTGGGCGGTCAGGGCCTGCTGCTCTCGGGCGACAAGAACGAGGGCGCGCTGCTCGGTACGGCCAAGCCGCAGCCGTTCCCGCCGGGCCGGGCCACCTACGTGACCCGCCGGGTCACGGGCGGTCAGACCGTCCAGATCGGTTGGACGCCGACGCCGTAA
- a CDS encoding APC family permease — protein MTDTLHPQVAPAPVGDATGSGAPKKLARSLGVVGGTLLTLSCVTPASSLFVIVPDLFNSLGSYTALAIAIGSLLCIAVAFCYSELGTLIPSAGGEYAMVGTLAGRFAGWLVFIQSLIVVMIVPAIIAMGTAEYLAPIVDIDPSLAGALVMIAATVAGLLDLRANAWITGIFLVLEVVACAVVSVLGFAHAERGVGSLVEGLTADESGATSSVGFAAILVAMGTALFVTQGFSTAIYLSEELENPRKNVARTVLWTLALAVAIILIPVAALTIGAPDLATLTGGNISEMVTAWSGSTVGTFISLCIALAIINAGIVMVIQNSRVLFASGRDKAWPEPVNRAFGTLNRFNAPWISTLAVGIPGAALCFVPEDQQSMLTSITGVAVAALYLLVAVAALFSRRGARKDAPAWRQPLWPALPILLIVVLGYVLTQLDPVALAWTGGITVVSALYWVFYLRPRQATRWVITIPEDDEA, from the coding sequence ATGACCGACACGCTGCACCCGCAGGTCGCACCCGCCCCCGTCGGCGACGCGACCGGTAGCGGCGCCCCGAAGAAGCTCGCCCGTTCCCTGGGTGTCGTGGGCGGCACACTGCTCACGCTCTCCTGTGTGACGCCGGCGTCGTCGCTGTTCGTCATCGTGCCGGACCTCTTCAACTCACTGGGCTCGTACACCGCGCTCGCCATCGCGATCGGCTCGCTGCTGTGTATCGCGGTGGCCTTCTGCTACTCCGAGCTGGGCACCCTGATCCCCAGCGCCGGCGGCGAGTACGCCATGGTCGGCACCCTGGCCGGCCGGTTCGCCGGCTGGCTGGTCTTCATCCAGTCGCTGATCGTGGTGATGATCGTGCCCGCGATCATCGCCATGGGCACCGCCGAGTACCTCGCACCGATCGTCGACATCGACCCCAGCCTGGCCGGCGCCCTGGTCATGATCGCCGCCACCGTGGCCGGTCTGCTCGACCTGCGGGCCAACGCCTGGATCACCGGCATCTTCCTGGTCCTCGAGGTCGTCGCCTGTGCCGTGGTCTCCGTCCTGGGCTTCGCCCACGCCGAGCGCGGCGTCGGCAGCCTGGTGGAGGGCCTGACCGCGGACGAGTCCGGCGCCACCAGCTCGGTGGGCTTCGCGGCCATCCTGGTCGCCATGGGCACCGCGCTCTTCGTCACCCAGGGCTTCTCCACCGCCATCTACCTCTCCGAGGAGCTGGAGAACCCCCGCAAGAACGTCGCCCGCACCGTCCTGTGGACCCTGGCCCTGGCCGTCGCGATCATCCTGATCCCGGTCGCCGCCCTCACCATCGGCGCCCCCGACCTGGCCACCCTCACCGGCGGCAACATCTCCGAGATGGTCACCGCCTGGAGCGGCAGCACGGTCGGCACCTTCATCAGCCTCTGCATCGCGCTGGCCATCATCAACGCCGGCATCGTCATGGTCATCCAGAACTCCCGGGTGCTGTTCGCCTCCGGCCGCGACAAGGCCTGGCCCGAGCCGGTCAACCGCGCCTTCGGCACCCTGAACCGCTTCAACGCCCCCTGGATCTCCACCCTGGCGGTCGGCATCCCCGGCGCGGCGCTCTGCTTCGTCCCCGAGGACCAGCAGTCGATGCTCACCAGCATCACCGGCGTGGCCGTCGCCGCCCTGTACCTGCTGGTCGCGGTGGCCGCCCTGTTCTCCCGCCGCGGCGCCCGCAAGGACGCCCCGGCCTGGCGCCAGCCGCTGTGGCCCGCGCTGCCGATCCTGCTCATCGTGGTGCTCGGCTACGTGCTGACCCAGCTGGACCCGGTCGCCCTGGCCTGGACCGGCGGCATCACCGTGGTCTCCGCCCTCTACTGGGTGTTCTACCTGCGGCCGCGCCAGGCGACCCGCTGGGTGATCACCATCCCCGAGGACGACGAGGCCTGA
- the mycP gene encoding type VII secretion-associated serine protease mycosin, which translates to MSSGTFRRAAASFVVLGVVGATAAAPAYAAEPSSGVGAPRWSPISIAAASECTFPSQDVKSTPWALQRVVLTELGADKTGSTGKGVTVAVIDTGVSIENPQLAGAVDNGGSYLNDQFPKDGINDPVGHGTKVAGIIAARKSPNTGFVGLAPDARILSYRQNDAQGSGNVETLVAAIEDAVRRNVGVINISQDVRGGGDIDPDNDPDHAFGGYQKLKAAIAKAEAAEIVVVASSGNDGREGNTYPAAFPTVLAVGASDRNNERAQFSQYGDFVDVAAPGVDMLSTVPKGGQCVDNGTSFSAPYVAGVAALLKAKYPGWKAAQIRARIEQTAQRNERGRNRFIGWGVVDPVKALTVGGEVQAPTASANPTVKLDAAPIQAQPLGLAETQEDRNRRTGTLVLGGGVLAVAALAGGSVVLRDYRRRGRH; encoded by the coding sequence GTGTCGTCGGGTACGTTCCGCAGGGCAGCCGCGTCGTTCGTCGTCCTGGGCGTGGTGGGTGCGACCGCCGCCGCTCCGGCGTACGCGGCCGAGCCCTCGTCCGGTGTGGGGGCGCCTCGGTGGTCCCCGATCTCGATAGCCGCGGCCAGCGAGTGCACCTTCCCGTCGCAGGACGTGAAGAGCACGCCGTGGGCGCTGCAGCGGGTGGTGCTCACCGAGCTGGGGGCCGACAAAACCGGCAGCACCGGCAAGGGGGTCACCGTCGCGGTGATCGACACCGGTGTGAGCATCGAGAACCCGCAGTTGGCGGGAGCAGTGGACAACGGCGGCTCGTACCTGAACGACCAGTTCCCGAAGGACGGGATCAACGACCCGGTCGGCCACGGGACGAAGGTGGCCGGCATCATCGCGGCCAGGAAGTCCCCGAACACCGGGTTCGTCGGCCTGGCCCCGGACGCCAGGATCCTGTCCTACCGGCAGAACGACGCCCAGGGCAGCGGCAACGTGGAGACCCTGGTCGCCGCGATCGAGGACGCCGTCCGCAGGAACGTGGGCGTCATCAACATCTCCCAGGACGTCCGTGGCGGCGGCGACATCGACCCGGACAACGACCCCGACCACGCCTTCGGGGGCTACCAGAAGCTGAAGGCCGCCATCGCGAAGGCCGAGGCGGCCGAGATCGTCGTGGTGGCCTCCTCGGGCAACGACGGCCGTGAGGGTAACACCTACCCGGCCGCCTTCCCCACCGTGCTGGCCGTCGGCGCCTCGGACCGCAACAACGAGCGGGCGCAGTTCTCCCAGTACGGCGACTTCGTCGACGTGGCCGCGCCTGGGGTGGACATGCTCTCCACGGTCCCCAAGGGCGGCCAGTGCGTGGACAACGGCACCAGCTTCTCCGCGCCGTACGTCGCTGGCGTGGCCGCCCTCCTGAAGGCCAAGTACCCCGGGTGGAAGGCGGCCCAGATCCGGGCCCGGATCGAGCAGACCGCCCAGCGCAACGAGCGCGGCCGGAACCGGTTCATCGGCTGGGGTGTGGTGGACCCGGTGAAGGCCCTGACGGTCGGTGGTGAGGTGCAGGCCCCCACCGCGTCCGCGAACCCGACGGTGAAGCTGGACGCCGCGCCGATCCAGGCGCAGCCGCTGGGCCTGGCCGAGACCCAGGAGGACCGGAACCGCCGGACCGGCACCCTCGTGCTGGGCGGCGGGGTGCTGGCCGTCGCGGCCCTGGCGGGCGGCTCGGTCGTGCTCCGCGACTACCGCCGCCGCGGCCGGCACTGA
- a CDS encoding WXG100 family type VII secretion target, with the protein MSGHILVNFQTIQQASADVRQTSGRIQSQLDELKAGVQRIAADWEGAAQQGYQARQQEWDNKAADLKQVLDQIASALDNAAQSYQATESKNSQIWG; encoded by the coding sequence ATGTCCGGGCACATTCTCGTCAATTTCCAGACGATCCAGCAGGCGAGCGCTGACGTGCGTCAGACCTCGGGCCGGATCCAGTCGCAGCTGGACGAGCTCAAGGCGGGCGTGCAGCGCATCGCCGCCGACTGGGAGGGTGCTGCGCAGCAGGGCTACCAGGCCCGCCAGCAGGAGTGGGACAACAAGGCCGCGGACCTGAAGCAGGTCCTCGACCAGATCGCCTCCGCGCTGGACAACGCCGCGCAGAGCTACCAGGCGACCGAGTCCAAGAACTCTCAGATCTGGGGCTGA
- a CDS encoding WXG100 family type VII secretion target, translating into MSGSFKTTREEMDAFANRIGEVNAQIQGEIKRLDGVVDQVKSGWQGAAATAYGQMQARFNEDAQALNRVLDEIRQAIEATAKAYAATEEEQAAAVGRVS; encoded by the coding sequence ATGTCTGGTTCGTTCAAGACGACCCGCGAGGAAATGGATGCGTTCGCCAACCGTATTGGTGAGGTGAACGCCCAGATCCAGGGTGAGATCAAGCGGCTCGACGGCGTCGTCGACCAGGTCAAGTCGGGCTGGCAGGGCGCGGCCGCGACCGCGTACGGGCAGATGCAGGCGCGCTTCAACGAGGACGCCCAGGCTCTGAACCGGGTGCTCGACGAGATCCGCCAGGCGATCGAGGCGACCGCGAAGGCGTACGCGGCGACCGAAGAGGAGCAGGCCGCGGCCGTCGGCCGGGTCAGCTGA
- the eccB gene encoding type VII secretion protein EccB, with amino-acid sequence MASRRDELNAYTFARKRTVGAFLQPGGGGNDEDAPRPVRAVLPSFVIGAVIVAGFGMWGVIKPAAPVGWDEGKFIIQGKQSTTRYVVLKGDNGEKVLHQVLNMSSARLVLPANAQVKIVADDVLDKYKNHGPTIGIPYAPDKLPKQDDAGKAKLWSVCDRPGEGKNITQAVFVAADKDREQLTKPELLMNEGQSLFVEAPVDKTEYPASWYLIDSKGLKHAVGTLQTSKDDRNNLATALFGAQATPEKVTGEWLKTLDEGGAIDFPVIPGTKIGDPSKASGVPTKERKVGRLMKYDTRFFVVGSDAVFEISEFQSDLLSKNPALKLAYGQDKFQPAELNAGEYAELSKKVDVNAMKPKEALPTKAMTPLNTGPKGDRTVICSTFEGVDKGVVKRSVWAHTAYPVAINSGSTSAYVTPGHGLLFRAVENAAAQDSSGTDFLITETGLRYSLPANGDGGAKKTDNGASPAPQQPQSEADKQEANEAQARLGYKGVTPSVVPKAWTDLVPAGPVLNTKTAVQAQNV; translated from the coding sequence ATGGCATCACGCCGGGACGAGCTGAACGCCTACACCTTCGCGCGCAAGCGCACGGTGGGCGCCTTTCTGCAGCCGGGCGGCGGCGGCAACGACGAGGACGCGCCGCGCCCGGTGCGGGCGGTGCTGCCGAGCTTCGTGATCGGCGCGGTCATCGTCGCGGGCTTCGGCATGTGGGGCGTCATCAAGCCGGCCGCCCCGGTCGGCTGGGACGAGGGCAAGTTCATCATCCAGGGCAAGCAGTCCACCACCCGCTATGTGGTGCTCAAGGGCGACAACGGTGAGAAGGTCCTGCACCAGGTACTCAACATGTCCTCGGCCCGGCTGGTGCTGCCGGCCAACGCCCAGGTGAAGATCGTCGCCGACGACGTGCTGGACAAGTACAAGAACCACGGCCCGACCATCGGCATCCCCTACGCGCCGGACAAGCTGCCCAAGCAGGACGACGCCGGCAAGGCCAAGCTGTGGTCGGTCTGCGACCGGCCCGGCGAGGGCAAGAACATCACGCAGGCGGTCTTCGTCGCCGCGGACAAGGACCGGGAGCAGCTCACCAAGCCGGAGCTGCTGATGAACGAGGGCCAGTCGCTGTTCGTCGAGGCACCGGTGGACAAGACCGAGTACCCGGCCTCGTGGTACCTGATCGACTCCAAGGGCCTCAAGCACGCCGTCGGCACCCTCCAGACCTCCAAGGACGACCGGAACAACCTGGCCACCGCGCTCTTCGGCGCGCAGGCCACGCCCGAGAAGGTCACCGGGGAGTGGCTGAAGACGCTGGACGAGGGCGGCGCGATCGACTTCCCCGTCATCCCCGGCACCAAGATCGGCGACCCCTCCAAGGCCAGCGGCGTCCCGACGAAGGAGCGGAAGGTCGGGCGCCTGATGAAGTACGACACCCGGTTCTTCGTGGTGGGCTCGGACGCCGTCTTCGAGATCAGCGAGTTCCAGTCCGACCTGCTGTCGAAGAACCCGGCGCTGAAGCTGGCGTACGGCCAGGACAAGTTCCAGCCGGCCGAGCTGAACGCCGGTGAGTACGCCGAGTTGTCGAAGAAGGTCGACGTCAACGCCATGAAGCCGAAGGAGGCGCTGCCGACCAAGGCGATGACCCCGCTGAACACCGGCCCGAAGGGCGACCGCACGGTCATCTGCAGCACCTTCGAGGGCGTCGACAAGGGCGTGGTCAAGCGCAGCGTCTGGGCCCACACCGCCTACCCGGTGGCGATCAACAGCGGCTCGACCAGCGCCTATGTGACGCCCGGTCACGGCCTGCTGTTCCGCGCGGTGGAGAACGCGGCCGCCCAGGACAGCTCCGGCACCGACTTCCTGATCACCGAGACCGGCCTGCGGTACTCGCTGCCGGCGAACGGCGACGGCGGTGCCAAGAAGACCGACAACGGCGCCTCGCCGGCCCCGCAGCAGCCGCAGAGCGAGGCCGACAAGCAGGAGGCCAACGAGGCCCAGGCGCGCCTCGGTTACAAGGGCGTGACGCCGAGCGTGGTGCCCAAGGCCTGGACCGACCTGGTGCCCGCCGGACCGGTGCTCAACACCAAGACCGCTGTTCAGGCCCAGAACGTGTGA